From Manihot esculenta cultivar AM560-2 chromosome 18, M.esculenta_v8, whole genome shotgun sequence:
GTTCCATTGCTTCTCCATTTAGATTGCTACTTTTGGCTCCTTCAAGAATCATCTGCAATAAATCTTTCTTAGATGCAGCTTCTTCTCTCTCCTTCACTACCTTCATGATCAAATCGCGGATTTCTTTCTCTAATGCCCATGCTTTTCTATTGCTTTCCGTGGGGAGATATCTGAAGCACGacaagaaatattaaaattaatagcaaaagtttttgctattataaatataaaacttttcttttggtCAAGAAATTAAGCTGACCTCATTCCAGGAATCCCAAAGGCTGCTATACCTTTGTTGGACACAGCCTTCTGAAGATCCATTAGTTTCATGAAAATCTTTTCTCCTTCGGAATAATTGCTTCCAAAACAGGCTCTTGAGATGACATCCGCAGAGAAACTGATGAGGCCTTCATCAACTTTGATGTCTGCCATTCCTCCATCTCTCTCAATTATACTCTTCCATGAATTTACCAGTGAAATTGCAGACTCGGTTATCAGGTTCACCATTCCCTGCAAAAGCTTTAATATCAAAatgcttgaccacagccaatgTCACGAAAAGTTAATCCACACAACCGGAATATATACAACGGTGACGGAACTTACATGGGACTCATTACGATCCGTATGTATATATACAAAAATCAAACAGGCGATTCTATTCGTCAATATACCTTGATCTTTTCCATGTAAAATTCAGGAGCAATAATCTTCCTCTGATGTGACCAGAAAGCTCCATTTGATGTGAGAATCCCTTGACCAAGCAAAGGACCAAGATCATTAATATTGATTGAAGATCTCCCTAAGTCCCAGGATACACAAGTTGTGTATTCTTTCACTATGTCAGGCTGATTCAAATtcagaacttgtatgtttcccAGGGAAAATACAAGCACTTGACCTGAAAATTAAcaggaaaaattattaaatgattCAAATGGGAagtcattgattttttttttttttaatgcagaTTTCAGAGATGACAGATGATACCATATTCCTTCTGCCATAGCTCAATGAAAGGGAAAAGAAGAGCAGCATAGTTATGGATGAGAGGCGGAGCATTGGCCTTCACAACGGAGGACAGAGTCTTCTGAATCTGTCTCATATTTCCAAGAAGAAAAGCTGGTGGAGGTCCATTGATGCCCTGCTTCTTCAACACGGAACGAAGCCTCTTTGGTTTCATAACCAACACATTGTAAAGGCGCAGTAGCACTCCAAGCAACGCTATAACCACAATGGTAAATAGTATCTTAATAACAAATTGAACTCCCATGGCCAAAGTGCAACAATATTATCAGGCTCTGGAATTATGTAGAAGGCTAGGATCGGAGCTTTTCTTTTTTAGTATATATAACATCAAGTATGAACGAGCAGTATTGTAtaaatcaaaaaaaaattatcaaattgaattaatttaaaattttggtttagttttttatttatttggattcgatttgatttttaatttgaaaattttcagttatttcagttcagttcaattttagtcataaaaaatcaaaaaaatcaaaccgattaatgataatagtatattatttttaataatatagatatattaaattatattaaaattaaaatatttcaattaaattttaaaatattaaaaataaagtgtgaaaaataaaaaatttattaaaaattcaaatcgaatcgaattaaactgaatcagaccaattcgatttgattcagtttctgatcaaaatcgattcggtttgatttttataaatactaaaatttctatttatttagttcggttcgattttaaattgaatttaccGAATATTCACCCTAACATCAAGTATTTGAACTCATAAACTCAACTAATTCAGATTCGCTCCGGACAAGTTCATCAAGACCGTAAAACCTCCTCTCTCTAAATTAGTGCATACtcataatttaaattcaagGTCTCTAATTAAAGGGAAAAGGAGAGAAAGatcattatttataattaaagatGATTTATCCgtttgttaattttaataaattttataaaaacaaattCAACTGACTAtatgaaatgaaaatataaatgtaatatttttcatattttttgttatatatatattaaattttaaattttttttatttatgagttaatttaaaaaaatttcgatcttttataaattttcacaATTACATCTTATACtaatttaattactaattaaatctCAAACTTTACGTCTTATTCTAAGTACACTCTCCTATTACTTTTATTGTTAAACACTAATAAAATTGTTACGTCATTCGATACGATATCACTATATCATATTGTCACATCAATAAAGtttatagtataattaataaaaacttaaaagtttagggtttatttgataaaattttaaagttcatgatgcattataaatttttttaaaagctcAATGTTTTTTTaaccattttatttaaaatttaaatattaaaatatttgattttattattattattattattattattattattattattattattattattattattatttagtgcTATCAATGATTTAGATATATCAACTTATATGAATTCATTCAAATTAACTAATGGCTGGTTTAATTTAGTCATTGAATACAACGGATGATAACTGATAATAGATAGGTAACTATAATTGATGACTAATAACTAATTCTAACTAATATATCTTAGTAATTTATGTCTAATTGTTATTATAACTGCTGGGCTATTATTATTAGGCCGCGATCGAGCTTACGTTGAAAGTTGAAGAGCATTAGCACGCAGCTTAAATTTCGTTCAGACAGAAGACCAAATAGAGATCAAGCCCACGTGAAGGAGGTTCAGCTCATTTGAGATGACAAGTTTACGGGGCAACAAACCCTAAACACTTGGGATCGTATCTGTATGACACTGAAAGATATTAAATAGCCGTCTGACAATGGAAAAGGACATAATATATCCATACATATGGTCCTGGGTGGAAATGACAAGGAGCATGAATGGATGCAGGATGATGATTACGCATCGtaaaaagacaaaaaagaaaGGAATAAAGATAAAGGATAAGAGCCAACCAGACTGAGTTCACACATTCGCATACTCTAATCTTAATCCTACTTTCTACCGTATCTCATATCAtgactaataaaatatatatcaatttattatattaattaagtaaatataaaaatattaatttatcttacaacaaacaaatatttaaaatcatatttttttaaatataattatttatcatgcatgtatataaattttttattatataataataaataatataactattttaattattatttagagtatacttaatttattattatgtgttataattttaaataatttattgttataaaaaattaatttaaaatattttaattaataaattttaaaaggatGGTGtgatctaaataaaaaataaagtcaaaACCGCTGTCAGCTAACAAAAACAACTCTAATTGTagaattgaatcaaaattatcTATCAGATCAGCTAGTTTTTTAAAtctttatcaaatattttaatttaactatttagATCCCATCAATTATTAGTTGCATCTAACGGCTAAATTAaactctttaaaattttaaattatttattaaaaaatttactctaATTATTATtctagttaaaaaataaataattaacaatATAGCTAAAAggggaaaaatattatttacaaaaaagCATAATGAAATAATAGCGTTTAATTGGCAATTAGATTAATATAGGTTACAATTATAACTATATTGTTAATCATatgtctttttaaattattttttaatattataaattttaattttagataaaatgattaaaaaattataaatttagaaaaaattgacAATCGcactctaaatattaaaaaattatcaattaaactatgaagttttaagtttttGTCAATTGTAGTTTGAATTGTGCTAATATGATAGCATGATGTAATaggaaatatattataatttttatttttaattttattaggatGGGCttcatcaaaattatttttattattttttgaaaaattaaattatcaaaatatataaaatatttgctTTCTTATGCCAATAGGCTTTTCATATGTGTACATGACTTAAAAATTGATTCTATTACTTTTTAAAGAAGAGAACCAAAGAAGAGTGCTTGAACATTTGCACTTTTGGAAATTGCAAATTTTGTGAGGTACCAACCTGAAACTGAAAATGAAAACAGATGAAGGCCAGCTTTATATTCCATCTCAACTATGATGATCCTGCAATTCAAGAGCCGTGTAAACCAATTAAactattcataatttaattttaattaagtctaTCAATTttggaattttaaattttcaatcgTGTTGAATACGTTATTATCTATTctcaataagatttttttaaaaaaatatattaattaagttAAGATAAATAAGATTATCTTGATAAACAAAATCAGTCCTGAGGGTCAACTCTATCGTGGCAATTTTAAACACGATACGAAAATCATAATCGTGTATGTATCAAAATTGTATATGTCACATTATTACATCATATTATGATGAAtccattaattcaatttaatatatttattatatactttaatatttatatcacGTGTCAACTCAtaacttattaatttattttggtctatcaatttatattatattatttaaaaatatattattcaatataaatatttaatatttttaatagttatttctaatttatccattaaaatttatttagtttatttatttatataataatttaaatattatattgttttataaatttttttattaaaatgttaattTGTTATATATTGAAATTTCACTTTCTaatgttaaataattaaattttatatttttatatattattaaacttataaatattaaaataaatatataaatttcatataatatattatttattgagaGAAATAATTTACTAGTGATTGAGTCCAAAATTAAAAGTTTCAAATAAATATGATCTACCGATACGATTTAGTACTTAAAAGAGCTCAAAGTTAGATTCAGTATTTTATGTAGCAaagctctttttttttaatttaattttaaaaattaaaagttatatattctaattaaaaaataaaagaaaatgaaaaaataaaaataaaaaaggaaaagtgcatgaaaaaataaaaataaaaaaggaaaagtgcATGAACTGTCCAACCTCCCATACATATTATTCTTTTGTtataaatgatattttttttacgTGTTCTTTTTTTGTTATTACTTTCTGATACAGtcggaaaataaaattattctgtAATTGATTAGACTGgcaagaaagagaacgtgagaTTGTGGGTGTCCATGACAACCACTCTaatactcaagtcagtatactaGAGAATAGGATaaatgtaatgaattgcttagaatttGAGTAGTGTAAGAATTGTGTACCTTTGTCTTGCATCtgtaatttttttccttttatattgtaagaaaatagagataaatatagcatttcttGACAATCTAACGATGATGTGACCAGCTACTTGATAAGAGATATTGTTAACTAATAGGTCGGTGATCCTGCGATTATAGGCGTAATGGATATATGCTGGACTGTGCCTGATAACGGTAACTTTGTGTCGAGACTCGACCTATTCAGGGAAGGGCGCATCTTGATGGTGAACCGAGTGTTAAGGTGTCCGGATCTTCCTTTTTTCGGGTGGGATTACATTACTCATTTATTAGATTCTTGTCACGTGGACATGTTctatggtgacagctcatgacTTACTTTGGATAACTTTTGTGTAGCATCAGAGGTCTCCCGCTGGTCTTTGATTATTCAGATTTGAATGTGATAGTTGTTCTCCTGATTTGAGGCACGTAACCACTGAGATTGATTCCTTCCTGCTCACGCCGTTTTGCCTACCTAGTTCTTCAATAATGGCTACCCCTTTTCTCAAGCCGCATTTAAAGCTCACTGTCGAAACCATCTTATAAGGTCCCTTCTTCATCTCCCAATATCACTTTTGCTCATAATCATCATCTCTACTCTTGAAAAGATTCATCTCTCCTTTCTTGTCTATACTCCCTTTCTTTCACGGTAATTTCTATTTACATTTTCCTCTTAGAATGAATAGGAATACCTCCTCTTCTTCTCGTACTCCTAGTAAGGTTCCGCCTTAAACTCCTCCTTCGACGACCCCATCTGTGCCTTTGCCCCATCGTTCCATTGAGGCGGCTCAAGAAAGCGAAAGTAGCTCGATTAGTGACATTCCGTCCATCCTAAAGCAAGATGTAGATCGCCTTCATGATAAATACCATATTCCTTGAGACACTTTTCGTGTCTTTGCCCCTTCCTCAAGGGTTGGTGTGAATGACCTGATTCCTGCAGAGGATACAATTATAATCTTCGAGGAGCAGCTCAAGTCAGGTCTCTGGTTTCCCATGGACCCCTTTTTTGTTGATGTCCTTCAATTTTATATGCTTTTGATCGCCCAATTGCATCCCAACAGCTGGAGAATCTTGGTGGCTTTCCAGTtcatttttcttaataaaaacttcaaaccaagtgtAGCTCTCTTCTCTTAGTTGTACCAGCTGGTTACCAGCAAAAATGAAGAATTCTAGTTTTTTCGCGAGCGAAAATGCCATACGATGTTCGACTGGATCCCTTCTTCATTAAAGAggtaaaaaaataagtttttttttcctctGTCGCTAGACGTTCGAGGGTTTTGGACACCTTCAAATAAACTGAAACCTAATGAGGAAGGATGAGGTCCAACTGAAGAGGGATGAGGATGGGATTTTAGCCTTTCTCTTGACAAATGATCGGTCTCTTCAGAAGATGGATATTCACAACGGTGAAGAATGTCGTTTTGTCTTAGCAGAGTCATTTGCAAGCGAGCCAGACTCGGGGTCCTCACTTGCCCAGCCTTCCCAAAC
This genomic window contains:
- the LOC110607146 gene encoding cytochrome P450 714C2, with translation MGVQFVIKILFTIVVIALLGVLLRLYNVLVMKPKRLRSVLKKQGINGPPPAFLLGNMRQIQKTLSSVVKANAPPLIHNYAALLFPFIELWQKEYGQVLVFSLGNIQVLNLNQPDIVKEYTTCVSWDLGRSSININDLGPLLGQGILTSNGAFWSHQRKIIAPEFYMEKIKGMVNLITESAISLVNSWKSIIERDGGMADIKVDEGLISFSADVISRACFGSNYSEGEKIFMKLMDLQKAVSNKGIAAFGIPGMRYLPTESNRKAWALEKEIRDLIMKVVKEREEAASKKDLLQMILEGAKSSNLNGEAMERFIVDNCKTIYLAGFDTTAVSSSWCLMLLALNQQWQDRVRAEIVEICGGGMLNYDMIRKMKLLNMVIQETMRLYPPVSIVAREALNDVKLGNINVPKGVNIWSIVSLLHTDPGTWGPDSYKFNPARFANGITSACKYPFLYMPFGIGPRMCLGQNLAMVELKILMALILSNFSFTISPKYVHSPTFNLVIKPEHGVNLLIKKL